AAATTCTCAACTAAAGCATCGTATAAGTCATTAAACTGAGAACTTTCATCCATGCCATTTTGCTTGAGTAAAGCCCACTGGATGATTGCAGTTTCAAAAAGAGCAGTTGGAGTATCGGCGTTAAATTCAATTAGTTTTATCTGTTTACCATCAAGCCCACCCGCTAAATCAAAGCGGCCATATAAGTGCCAATGAACATCATTTTCCCAGCTATCTTTTATAATATCAACTAAGTTAAAAGGAATGCCAAGTTCGTGAAAAAGGTTGTTGTCTATTACATGCTGTGCAGCAGCAACAAACATATCATATAGCTCATTTGCCGCTTCATAGTAGGCTTCACACTCATCTTTACTAACTTCTACAACTTCATCTGCTACATAACTTGTGTTATCACTATCTGTGTGCCACGAAAATCCTATACTTTCTAGATACTCAGGTGTTAAAGCATTTAGTTTTTTGATATTCATCTTATCCACCTACTGATGATGATTTAGATCCACCACCAAAAAAGCCACTTCTGCCACTTGTGCTTTTTTTAGCCGTTTGACCTTGTTTTGCATTGTTAAAACTATTTACACTTCTTTGATAACTGCTTGTGTTTTTATACGCACTTTGGCGTTGATTTTGATAAGCTGGGTTGTTAAAAAGCTTACTTCCTATCCAGCTTCCAATTATTGCACCTGCTGCACTTGCAAGTATTGCTTCACCTAGACTCATTCCACCACTACTAAGTTGAGCATTAGGATTTGTTAAATTTGAAGTACCATTATCTATCTTTGTTGCTTCTTTGGCTATTAAAGCATCCATCTCTTCTTTTGTTAGAACCTCTTCTGTTCCATCAAGTTTTTTAAGAACAACTCTAGTTTCTGCACTGGGAAATTCTTCTAAAATCTTATATCCACCGCCTTGAACTTCTTCAATAACTACAAATGCACCTGCTAACTGATTTTGCTCTTTTGTGCTACTTTGTCCATTACATCCTGATAAGCCGCCTGCTAAAACTAGCCCAAACCCACTAGCTATAGAGACTGCTACTATCTTTTTAACTCTTTTCATTATCATCCTTTATTAAAGTTGAAATTTCAAAATTCTTATCAATAAATATCATTCCTGCTTCTATTTTTATAAACTCACTATCATAAGCTTCTTTTATGATTAGCTTTTTAATCTCTTTTCTCTCTTTTTTCTTAAGATCAAGTGTGTCTAAAAAGTCCTTAAGAGAAAGCCACTTTTTTTCGCTTTTTTTATCTTGAGCAGTTTTTACTTCAATAGCTTCTATTTTATCTGTTTTTGCAAGCATGGGTTTTTCAAGTAAGCTTAAAAAATACTTAAGCTTCTCATCTCTTTCATTATAAATGGCTTTTATTTCGTCTTTTGTATTTGTTAGAATTTGCTCTTTTTCTTGATAGAGTTTTTCTTTATCGCCTTGAAGGGAGCTGATTTTTAGCTTTAAATACTCAATTTCACCTTTAAGATAGTCAATAAAATCCTTATCATTTTTGCTAGATTTTTGTGATTTTGTGTTTGTGGTAGTTTTATTATCATCTTTACTAAGAAGGACATATTTTACGCCATCTATCTCTTCGCTTTGGATGGTTTGTCGGCGAATTCTATTGTAAATAGCCTCTTTTGAAATTCCAAGTTTTTGTGCTGCATCCGCTATTGATAATCTTTCCATATTAACTAACCTTTTCGCATTTTGTTAGTTTATTGTAGCAGATTTTGATTAAATTTAGGCTAAATTTTGGAGATAAAAAGCTAACTAACAAATAGTTAGTTAGCTTCATGGGCTTAGAGTCTTGATTCGTATCTTCTAAGCATATAGAGTCTTTTTAGCATTTTCTTTCTAGCTGCAATCTTTTGCTTTTTGCGAATTTCAGTCATCGGTTCGAAATTTCTTCTAGCTCTAGCTTCAGTTACAATTAGATTTCTATCTGTTTGCTTTTTGAATCTTCTATAAGCTTCATCAAAACTCTCATTAGGATAGACCTTTACACCAGGCATTCCTAATCACCACCTTTCGTTAAAATTTGAAGAGTAATTATACTACAAAATTTATAAATTTCAAAATTTAAGGATTAAATAATTGAAATGATAGTAAAATTTAAATGTGATAAAGATATTACTATTTTAAGGACAGATTATGTATAACTATGCTAAAAAACGCTATATTAGTTTTTCTATCATAATGATTTTAGCTTTTGTGCTTCCTTTCATAAGGATTAATGGGAATCATATTTTTCTTTTAAGCTTTGATAGAAAAGAACTTCATCTATTTTTTCAAGCTTTTTCAACTCAAGAACTTTTTTTGCTTCCATTTTTGCTTATACTTTGTTTTGTTGGAATTTTTTTTATAACATCTCTTGGAGGTAGAGTTTGGTGTGGTTGGGCTTGTCCGCAGACGACATTTAGGGTTTTTTATAGAGACTTCATTCAAACAAAACTTCTTGGAATCAGAAGAAGTATAAAAAACAAGCAAGTTCAGCCAAAAAGCAATATTGTTAAAAAAGCAATTGGATTTATTATATGGGTAGTTATATCTTTAATTGTAGGTTCAAATTTTATGTGGTATTTTATACCGCCTGAGGACTTTTTTAGATATTTAGCAAATCCTAGCGAGCATCTGTTTATGATAGGCATAGTTGTAGGTATTGCGCTGTTTTTAGTGCTTGATATTGTATTTATAAAAGAGAATTTCTGTGTATATATATGCCCCTACGCTAGAATACAATCTGTTATGTTTGATAAAGACACATTTCAAGTCATATATGACGAAAAAAGAGGCGGTAAGATTTATGATGATAAGCACAATCTTATAGCAAATAAACCAACTGGTGAAGGTGATGAGTGTATAGGATGTAGAGCCTGTATAAATATCTGCCCAACTCATATAGACATAAGAAAAGGTATGCAACTTGAGTGTATAAACTGTTTAGAGTGTGCTGATGCTTGTAGTGGCGTTATGGGTAAATTAGGCAAAATTTCACTTATAAATTGGACAAGTGAAAATGCAGTAGAAACTAGAAGTGAAACAAGAGTATTTAGACCAAAAACCATTGGATATATGGCATTTTTATCACTGATATTTGTTGTTTTACTTCTTGTTGGGGCTAGTAGAGATAGCTTGCTTCTAAACATAAACCGAGATAGTGGTCTTTATAATATAAGAAAAACTCAAGATAGTTTAGTTGTAGAAAATGATTATGTATTTTTAATAGAAAATACTCATAGTAAAGATGGTAAATTTTACTTTAAAGTAGATAGTGATCTTATAAAAATAAAAAGACCAAAAGATGAATTTACAGTAAATTCAGGTAAAAAAGAGAAAGTTATCGTAACTCTTGTGATGAATGCAAGTAGTATAGAAGCCAAAGATGATGATATAAAAATTCCTATAAAAGTTAAAGCATATGCAGTTGAGAATGAAGATGAGATTAATGTGGTTAGGGATAGTGTTTTTATATTTCCAAAAAATGAGCAACTAAAAAGGTATAAAAAGTAAACCATAGGAGGGCAGATGGTGCCAAATTTAGCTAACAAAAGAGCAAAATTTAGATACAACAAAGTCCTAAATGTTGGACTTGAGCTATTTTTAGAAAAAGGGTATAACGATACTAGCTTAAATGATATAGTAGAAAGAAGTGGAGGTTCGCTTTCTACTATATATAAGTATTTTCATAATAAAGAAGGGCTTTTTAAGGCCATTATTGCAAATGGAATCAATAGATTCAGTGATGAACTTGAAAAAAATATAAATTTAAATGACTCTCTTTTGCTAGAAGAATTTTTATATAAATTTGGACACTCTTACTTCATAAGTATATTTTCTTCAAAGAGTATAGCTTTTTTCAAGCTAGTTTTAAGCGAGTGTTTTAATAGAGACACTATTGCTATAGGTAGAGATTTTGTAAGAGATATTGATACTTTTATGAGTGGTAGGCTTACTGAATTTTTTAAAAATGATCCAGATATGATGAAATTTAGTAGCGACGAGCTTATGAATTATGCTAGTTTTTTTACATATCTTGCAAGAGAACCATACTTTACAAATGCTCTGTTTTATGGAATAGAGCCAAATTTAACAGATAATCAATTGGAAAATCATCTTAAAAATATTATAAAAATCTTTTTATATGGAATCTTAAAGTAGTTTCATAGTTTTTTAAACTAAATGGAGTATAATTTTATTTTATTTAATTTAAAAGGCTATTTGTGCAAAAAAATATATATAAGAGACGAAGAATTTATGCGTGGGGAGTTATAGTTGGAATTTCAACCATTTCATTTTTTATATCTGAAATTCCACTTTTAAAATCTCTAGCCATAAGCCCTTTGATCATAGCAGTAATTTTTGGTTCAGTATATGGCAACACCGCTAAAATTGGCACAAAAATTCTCTATAAAACAAAATCTATAGCCATTTCAACTAAACAAATTCTAAGACTTGGAATTATACTTTATGGTTTTCGTATCACTTTTTCTGATATCGCTTTTGTTGGAGTAAATGGCATTTTAATGGCTTTTGTCATGGTATTTTCAACATTTTTTGTAGGATTTTTGATAGGAAAAGCTCTTGGTTTAGATACAAAAAGCACGACGCTTATTAGTTCGGGAAGCTCTATTTGTGGTGCTGCTGCTGTTTTGGCAACTGAGAGTATGACAAAAGGCGGCTCATCTAGAGTTGGTGTTGCTGTTACTACTGTTGTAGTTTTTGGTACTATTACTATGTTTATCTATCCTTTTGTATTTAAGATAGGAGTTTTACCATTTAGTCAAAAAGAGATTGGATTTTTTCTAGGTGGAACTTTACATGAAGTAGCTCACGCTGTAGGTGCTGGTGCAGCTGTTGGGGGCATGAGTGAACAAATTTCTATAATTATAAAGATGCTAAGAGTTCTTATGCTTATGCCGTTTTTAATACTACTTAGTTTTTTAAATAAAAATAAAGAGCACAGTATAAAAGATAGCATTCCATACTTTGCTATATGGTTTATAGTAGCAGTTGTTGTTGGTTCTGTCATGCCATTTAGAACCGAGATTATTCCGTATATAAATTTTTTAGATACTTTTATGCTAACTATAGCAATGGTTGGACTAGGTATTGGTATAAGAAAAGATATATTTAAAAGCGCTGGCAAAAAACCATTTATTCTTGCTTTTGGACTTCTTTTGTGGTTAATACTTTTTGGTGGAGTTGCTTCTAAAATTTTAGGCTAAAATCTAGTTATAAAATAGAATAATTAAACATTAATAGTTTAAATTTAGTTTATAAAAAAAGTATAAAATCACCTATACACAGCTGTTTATGGTATTTTTTAGTATAATTATCGGACTAATTATTAAATATTCGTTGATAAAATTTACACTAATTAAGTATAATTACAACTGTTTTATAGTAATTGATATTACACATTAAAGGAATGGTATGAGTAAATTTAGAAAAGCACTTATTTTTTCATCTTGCTTGTTTGTTTTAGCAGGTTGTGCTGATGGCGGAAAAGATGCAAAAGCAAAAGGTTCTATGAGAGATCAAGGACCTGTTCCGGTAGGAATCTTTACTGCTAAGATGGCTGATGAGCCTATAGTTTTAGAGTACCCTGCTAGGGTAGTAAGTGATCAAGATGTAGATATTGTTGCAAAGATTTCAGGTACTATAGAAAAGCAGAATTTTAAAGCCGGGGACAAAATAAAAAAAGGCGATGAGCTGTTTTTGATAGAACCTGACAAATATGAAGCTGCTTATGAGATGGCGGCGGCAAACCTTAGCTTAGCAAATGCAAATCTTGAAAAAGCTAGACTTGATTATAATAGAGCTTCAAGGCTTAAAAGATCAAATTCTATAAGCCAACAAGAATTTGACGCAGCTAGTGCGGCTTATAATAGCGCTTTAGCATCTATAAAAAGTAGCGAAGCAGCACAAAAAAATGCAGCTGTAGATATGAACTATACTAAAGTTATAGCACCATTTAGTGGGGTTGTAGGAGATCCGTATGTTGATGTTGGTGAGTTTGTATCGCCAGGAGCGAATGCTAGACTTGTAAGACTTACAAAACTTGATGTTGTAAATGCAGAATTTGCTATTCCAGATATTGATGCTTTGACGATTAATAATCAAAAAAATGGTGGCGAGTGGGCTCAAAATGGCTCTCTTGCAACACTTAAAGTTGGTGATAGAGAGTATAATGGAACTATTACTTTCATAGATAGAGTTTTAGATGAAAAAACAGGTTCTATAGCTGCAAAAGCTAGTTTTGAAAATAAAGATGGCTCTCTTCTTCCTGATTCATTTGCAAGAGTGAGAATGGACGGACTTTATCAAAAAGATGGCTTTAAAATTCCACAAGTTGCAGTTATGCAAGACCTTTCTGACTCATTTGTATATGTTATAGAAGATGGAAGTGCTTCAAAAAAGATTGTAAAAGTAGTTTCTGAAACCGGAGAGTACTCTATCGTTTCTAGTGGATTAAATGATGGTGATAAAGTGATAATAGATAACCTTATGAAAGTAAGGGTAGGAACACCTGTTCAGATAGTCCAAGAGGTTAAGTGATGTCAAAATTCTTCATACATAGACCGATATTTGCATCGGTTTTGTCTATTATAGTAGTTATCGCTGGTCTTGTATCTATGGCGGTTTTACCAGTTGAGGAGTATCCTCAGCTTACTCCACCTAGAATTATGGTTATGGCAACTTATAGTGGAGCTGATGCTGAAACTATTGCTGAAACTGTTGCTGCACCTTTAGAAGATGCAATAAATGGTGTTGAGGATATGATCTATATGCAGTCAACTTCAAGTTCATCAGGTGAGCTTAGTCTTAGTGTTTATTTTGAAGTTGGAACAGATCCACAAGAAGCTCTTGTTAATGTTAACAACCGTATAAGCATTGCCGAACCAAGACTTCCTGCTGAAGTTGCAAGACTTGGAGTTAGGGCTTTTGAGATGAGTCCAAACATTCTTGAGGTTGTATCTTTTTATGATCCAACAGAGCAGATGGATCAAGTTGATGCTTATAACTATCTTGCTGTAAATGTCGTTGATGAGTTAAAAAGAGTTCCTGGCGTGGGTAATGTTGTAGCTGTTGGAAATAAAGATTATTCTATGAGAATCTGGGTTGATCCTGATAAACTTAAGCATTATGATCTTACAATTTCTGAAGTAACAGCAGCTATTAGAGAACAAAACTCACAATATGCCACTGGTAAATTTGGACAAGAACCAACAAAATCAGAAAATGCCTATGTATATATTATCAAGCCAGAAGGGCGTTTGATTAAAACAAGCGAATTTGAAAACATAATACTTAGAAGTGATAAATTTGGTTCAGCACTTAAGCTAAAAGATGTTGCAACTATCTCTCTTGATGCAGAACAGCACTTTTTTGAAGCTAGATACGGTAAACATCCAATGACACCTGTTTTGATATTTACTCAAAGCAGTGCAAATGCATTAGCAACAGCAGAAGCTGTAAATGCAAAACTTGAAGAGCTTAGCCCTACATTTCCTGGTGGTTTGACTTACTCTATAAGTTATGATACAACAGAATTTGTTAAAGTTAGTGTTGGAGCTGTTGTTAAGACATTTATTGAAGCTATGGTTCTTGTTATGGTTATTATGTATCTTTTCTTAGGAAATATAAGAGCTACGATTATACCTATGCTTGCTATACCAGTATCTATTGTTGGAGCTTTTGCTGGAATGCTTGCAATGGGCTTTTCCATAAATATGATTACGCTTTTTGCTATGATTTTGGCAATTGGTATCGTTGTTGATGATGCCATCATTGTTGTAGAAAATGTGGAGCGTATTTTAGAAGAAGATCCTGAAATTTCAGTTATTAAAGCTACAGAGAAAGCTATGGAAGAAATTTTTGCCGCAGTTGTCTCTATCGTATTGGTTCTTTCAGCTGTTTTTATTCCAGTTGCTTTTTTAGAGGGTTTTGTTGGAATTATGCAAAAGCAGTTTGGTTTAACTATGGTTGTTGCTATTGTAATATCAGGAATTTGTGCTCTAACTCTAACTCCAGCACTATGTGCTATGCTTTTAAAAAGAAAAGAAAAGCGACCATTTTGGTTTGTTAGAGGATTTAATAAAATATTTGACTACTCAACAGATGTATACTCTTGGATAGTTAAATGGATACTAAAAGTTCCGATTTTCTCAGTTTTAGTTTTTATTGGAATTGTGTTTTTAACATCTGTAATGTTTAAAGTTGTACCTGGCGGACTTGTTCCAAATGAAGATAAGGGAAGCCTTATGGTTATCAACCAACTTCCTTCAGCTGCAGCTATAAATAGAACCTTATCTCATGGTGTTGAACTTCAAAATAGCATTGCTGATGAAAAAGAGGTTGACTCAACCGGACTTATGGCAGGGTATGATCTTCTTTCTGGCAACCTTAGAGAAAACGCTGCCATTATGTTTGTTAAGCTTAATCCTTGGGATGACAGACCACTTGAGAGCCAAAGTTCATTTGCACTTGCTGCTAAATATAACGCTATGTTTGCACAAAATCGCCATGGTTTAAGCTTTGTTTTAAATCCACCACCAATTAGTGGTCTTTCAACCACTGGAGGATTTGAGTTATATGCACAATCAAGTTCTGGTAAGACATATAAAGAGATAGAGGCTGATATGGGCAAAGTTGTTGCTAAGGCAAATGAGCGTCCTGAACTTATGATGGTAAGGACTACTCTTGATACGAATTTTCCTCAGTATGATATATCTGTAGATAAAGATAAAGCAAAGATGATGGGTGTAAATATTGCTGATATCTTTACAACTATAAATGCAACCATCGGTAGCTACTATGTAAATGACTTTAATATGTTAGGCAAAACTTACAAGGTAAGAATTTCAGCAGATAGCGACTTTAGAGATAGTGAACAAGCTATTAGAAATATCTTTGTTAAAAGCATGACAACAGGAGAGATGATACCAGTTAGCACTCTTGTAACACTTAAAAAAAGCCTTGGACCTGATAATGTTGATAGATTTAATGGTCTTCCAGCAGCTAAGGTTATGGGCGAACCAGCACCAGGATATACATCTGGTCAGGCAATAGGTGCGATAAGTGAAGTAATGGCTGAGGTTTTTCCAAATAATGAGTACTCTATAGGTTGGTCAGGAACAGCTTATCAAGAGGTTCATACAAGCGGAACTGGAACGATAGCATTTATCTTTGGTATGATATTTGTGTATCTAATCTTAGCTGCTCAGTATGAAAGATGGCTAATGCCAATAGCAGTTCTAACAGCTGTGCCATTCTCGGTTCTTGGGGCTTTAGGTGCTGCTTATATCGGTGGGCAAAACAATGATGTTTATTTCCAAATCGGACTACTTTTGCTGATAGGACTTGGTGCTAAAAACGCTATTTTGATTGTGGAATTTGCTATGGCAGCTCATGAAAAAGAAGGAAAGAATTTAATTGAAGCTGGAATTCAAGCTGCAAAACTTAGATTTAGACCAATTGTTATGACATCTTTAGCTTTTACTCTGGGGGTTTTACCACTTGCTCTAAGCAGTGGAGCTGGAGCGGCAAGTAGACATGCTGTTGGTATACCAGTAATTGGTGGTATGATAGCAGCATCAACGATTGCGATTTTGTTTATTCCATCATTTTACTATTTGGTTGAGTCATTTAACAACTTGCTAGATAGAATTTTTGGTGATAATAAGTCAAAACAGAGTCCAGCTGTTACCCAAAATAGCGATATGGAGATCATAGATGATGATAGGAGAGTTCATGTTAAGTAAAAAGAGTTTAATTAGTGTAGTTGCTATATCATTATTTTTAACTGGTTGCTCTTTTAAGCCAGTTACTCCGCTAAAAGATGCTAGTTTTAAAGCAACTTATGCTACAACAAATATAAATGATATGTGGTGGATGGATTTTAAAGATCCAAATTTAAACACACTTGTAGATAGTGCCTTAAAGCATAATTCAGATCTAGCCTTAGCACTAAACAATATTGAAATAGCCAGAGTTAGCTTAGGGTTAAGTAGGCTTGATTACTTGCCAAATTTTGGATACGGTGCAACCGCTGGTGGTCAAAATAACCTTCCGATGAGACCAAATGCTAACTCTAGTGAAGCTTACTCAGCTAATATAAATATGAGTTATGAGATAGATTTATGGGGTAGGGTAAGAAATGGCGTTAGGGCAAATGAAGCTAAATATCTAGCTACAAAATATGATTATGATTCAGCAAGACTTTCAATTGCAAGCAATGTGGTTACGACTTATTTTAGGCTTCTTTTCTTAAAAGAGCAAGAAAGTATCTTAGAAGATACTCTTGCTAGCTATACAAGAACTCTAAATTTTAGAAAAAACCAACTAGGAGCTGGAGCTATAAGCTCTATAGTTTACTATCAAGCAAAAGCCCAAGTTGACTCAGCTAAAGCAAAAATTACTGAAGTTAGAAATGAACTATCTAGTACAAATACTGCTTTAGCACTTTTAACTGGTAAAAACTACAATGAAATTTTATATAAAAATATATCTACAAATAGAAATACTCTTCCAACGATGCCAGTAGTTCCAAGTGGAGTTCCATCAGATCTACTTTTGCATAGAGCAGACGTTGCTGCATCTTTAGAAAGACTTAGAGCTTCAAATTTCTTAGTTGGTGTTTCGAGGGCTAATTATTTTCCAAGTCTGTCTTTAACTGGAAATTTAGGATATATGAGTAGTGATTTTAGTAGATTGTTCGCTACAGCAGCAAATAGCTGGAGTATAGCAGGCTCTCTGGTAGGACCACTTTTAGACTTTGGTAGAACCTCAAAAAGAGTTCAAATTTCAAATTTAGAGCAAAATGCTAGTTTTATTAACTACGATAAGACTTTAAAAAATGCCTTTGGTGAAGTTAGAGATGCGTTAGTTAATAGAGAAAACGCCCTTCTTTTACAAGATAGTATGCAAAATTTATACAAATCACAACAAAATGTTTATAATATAGCTAGCAACCGCTATAAAGCTGGATATAGTGATAACTTAGAACTGCTTGATGCTCAAAGAGGGCTTTTAAACGCAAGACTTAGCCTTGCATCAGCAAGACTTGGCGTTGCAAATAGCGTAGTTGGCGTTTATAAAGCTCTAGGTGGTGGATTTACGCTCAAAGACAGTAGAGCAAAAGCTTTACTAGAAGCTAACAAAACTGTAGAACCTACAACATCTACTAATCCATTTGGCGATCTTAAATACTAAATTTAACCCCTACTTTGGGGTTAAAACTTTAATATTTAAAATGTTTACCCTTTTGTCATATAATGTTAATACATTTTTTAAAAGGAGATAAAATGGCAGAAGTTACAACAGAGTCACTTAAAAAAGATTTAGATGCACTTAAAAAAGATTTTGAGTCGCTTACTAAGAATTTGAAGAAAACAACAGAAGAAGAAGTAAGCAAGAAATTTGACTCTATTAGTGAAGAGCTATCTTTAGAAGAGCTTAAAAAATCTATTGAAGAGTTAAAACTTAAAGGTAAACAAGGTTTTGAAGATGCAAAAGACAAAGGCAAACAAGTTTTAGAAGACGTAAAAGACAGAGGCGAAGACTTTTTCAACAAAGCTGAAAGTTGCGTGAAAGATGATCCGCTAAAAAGCGTTGCTATCACTTTTGGTGTTGGCTTTATTTTTGGATGGCTGATGAGAAAATAATGGGAAATTTCTCACTATCAGAATTTTTTATATCTGCTGTTGAGCTAGTTGAAGCTGAGGCTTACAACATAAAAGATTCATTTGTAAAAAGTGCAAATGGAATAGTTTTTATGATTGTGGTGGCAGCTTTGGCTATTGTAGGTTCGGTATTTTTGTTTATTGGAGTTTTCTTGCTTCTTGAACTTTGGACTGGTAAAATTTTGGCTTACTTTTTAACAGCTGGGATAATCTTTACTGTAGTTTTAATACTATATGGAGTCTCTCTTGCTAAGCATAAGTGAAAGAAAGCTTACGGATGCTAAGCTGAATTTGATAAAAAATAGATCCAAAATGAAAGAAAGTGACTATAAAATAGAGATGGCAAAGCTAAAACTTAGAAAAAATGACCCAACTTATACCATAAGTAGCGAGTTAAATTTGCTAAGGCAAGGAAGTCTTAGCACAGCTATTTTTAGCTTTATAGATAGAAATTTCATACTTCCATATATTGCTAAATTTATGGGAAAAAAGAGATAGTTTAGGCTATCTCTTTTAGATTAAGAGATTAAGATTTATTTAAATTTCAAATATCTTAAATTTCACAGTAAACTTAAAAATCGCAAAAAATGTATCGGCGATAAAAATTTAAAAAGGATAATAAATGGTATTTCAAACAATTCAAAAAATCTTTCAAATTTACAAAACGGTAAAAATTTAGCTAAGAAACTAGGCTATTATAGTTTAAATAACTTTAATAAAGCTATTTTAAAAGTTGCTAATGCTAAAAGCTTAGATGAGTTTTTAAATGATGGCTATTATGACTATATAAATAGTTCTGAGAGTTTAGTTACTAAACTTGCTAATGCTTTTAATTTAGATATTAAAGACGAGCTAAACCAAGCTAAGATTATAAATAACGAAAGGGCTAAATTTAAAAATTGCTACGCTTATATAGATACAAATTTTAAACGAAACTCTTGTCCTATTTTTAAAATAGCTATGATGTTTAGATTAAGATATATAAGCCTAAATTTAAAAGAGCTATATTTTAAAAATTTAGACACTCAGCTAAAGATAATTTCAAATATTTTAAAAAATCATTATAAAATGACAAAATCTCTACCTTTGTTTGGCGACATAGCAGGATATAACGCTCATTTTTTGGGCAAAATTTACCCTTTTGATGTAAGTGGCGATTTAAAAGGTGAAGCTATTAGCGAAAGTGAAGCTTGGATAAAGGTTTAATATGAGAGTTTTATATATACATGTATTAAATGGTAGTTGTAACGGAAGTACTGGAAGTTTTGTAAGATAATTTTTAATGGTAAGTTTATAGAACAAAATTTTAACATGCTTAACTATAGCGAAACGATGGAAATTTTATCAAATTTAAAATTTGATATGGTTGTGGCATCTTCTTTTGGATGCTTTTATGCACTTCATTTAGAAAATGTGCCTAAAATTCTAATAAATCCTTGTTTACACCCATCAGTAGAGATTCCAAAACTAACAAAAACTAAGGCAAATTTTGCTAGTGAATTTTCTAAAATAGAGAAAAAATTATATTCAAAGGAGAAAATGATAAAAGACGTATTTGGTATATTTGGAAATAGCGATGAGCTATTTAGTTATTTAGACGAGTTTAAATCAAATTTTAGCTTTAAAGATTTAAATTATGCTGTTGTAAATGGCAAGCATAAGATATCTAAAGGTGAGCTAGAAAAAGGTTTTATTAAGGCTAGAGATTATTTTAATGTTTAAAGATTTTCATAAAAAGGCATTATTCATTATATGCAAATTCAACATTTTGAGATAACAATATACTAGGTGAAAGCATTTTTCTAAGTGAATTTAATGCTATGTAAAGGTTAAATTAAAGAGTTTACAAAATGCTAAAAATGAAGAATATTTTCTTATAGATACGGAGAGAAATATAGGATAATTTGATACTGCTTTTATGTCTGGAGTGGTAAGCTAGATGAGTATATGCAATGTTATGGTACTTTTTTGACACAACTAATTTTGATATGTTTTGAAACAATAATTATAAATTATAAGAGATAGAGAGTGGCTACTGTGAAGCAGATCTAGATGCAAAAAATTATAACTATTTTAAAGGAGAGAGAATTATAGATCAATACTTAGTTCAAAGTTAAAGATGGCGTTGCTAAGGGGCTATTTGCTTATAGCTTTATTTAAGAAGAAGGTGAAATATTTTAAATAAAAGGCTACGAAAGCAGCCTTTTGCTAATCTTTCTCTTTATTATTAAAAATATAACTGGCATAATCCAAAATTTTA
The sequence above is a segment of the Campylobacter corcagiensis genome. Coding sequences within it:
- a CDS encoding efflux transporter outer membrane subunit — its product is MLSKKSLISVVAISLFLTGCSFKPVTPLKDASFKATYATTNINDMWWMDFKDPNLNTLVDSALKHNSDLALALNNIEIARVSLGLSRLDYLPNFGYGATAGGQNNLPMRPNANSSEAYSANINMSYEIDLWGRVRNGVRANEAKYLATKYDYDSARLSIASNVVTTYFRLLFLKEQESILEDTLASYTRTLNFRKNQLGAGAISSIVYYQAKAQVDSAKAKITEVRNELSSTNTALALLTGKNYNEILYKNISTNRNTLPTMPVVPSGVPSDLLLHRADVAASLERLRASNFLVGVSRANYFPSLSLTGNLGYMSSDFSRLFATAANSWSIAGSLVGPLLDFGRTSKRVQISNLEQNASFINYDKTLKNAFGEVRDALVNRENALLLQDSMQNLYKSQQNVYNIASNRYKAGYSDNLELLDAQRGLLNARLSLASARLGVANSVVGVYKALGGGFTLKDSRAKALLEANKTVEPTTSTNPFGDLKY
- a CDS encoding DUF883 family protein; the encoded protein is MAEVTTESLKKDLDALKKDFESLTKNLKKTTEEEVSKKFDSISEELSLEELKKSIEELKLKGKQGFEDAKDKGKQVLEDVKDRGEDFFNKAESCVKDDPLKSVAITFGVGFIFGWLMRK
- a CDS encoding efflux RND transporter permease subunit — translated: MMSKFFIHRPIFASVLSIIVVIAGLVSMAVLPVEEYPQLTPPRIMVMATYSGADAETIAETVAAPLEDAINGVEDMIYMQSTSSSSGELSLSVYFEVGTDPQEALVNVNNRISIAEPRLPAEVARLGVRAFEMSPNILEVVSFYDPTEQMDQVDAYNYLAVNVVDELKRVPGVGNVVAVGNKDYSMRIWVDPDKLKHYDLTISEVTAAIREQNSQYATGKFGQEPTKSENAYVYIIKPEGRLIKTSEFENIILRSDKFGSALKLKDVATISLDAEQHFFEARYGKHPMTPVLIFTQSSANALATAEAVNAKLEELSPTFPGGLTYSISYDTTEFVKVSVGAVVKTFIEAMVLVMVIMYLFLGNIRATIIPMLAIPVSIVGAFAGMLAMGFSINMITLFAMILAIGIVVDDAIIVVENVERILEEDPEISVIKATEKAMEEIFAAVVSIVLVLSAVFIPVAFLEGFVGIMQKQFGLTMVVAIVISGICALTLTPALCAMLLKRKEKRPFWFVRGFNKIFDYSTDVYSWIVKWILKVPIFSVLVFIGIVFLTSVMFKVVPGGLVPNEDKGSLMVINQLPSAAAINRTLSHGVELQNSIADEKEVDSTGLMAGYDLLSGNLRENAAIMFVKLNPWDDRPLESQSSFALAAKYNAMFAQNRHGLSFVLNPPPISGLSTTGGFELYAQSSSGKTYKEIEADMGKVVAKANERPELMMVRTTLDTNFPQYDISVDKDKAKMMGVNIADIFTTINATIGSYYVNDFNMLGKTYKVRISADSDFRDSEQAIRNIFVKSMTTGEMIPVSTLVTLKKSLGPDNVDRFNGLPAAKVMGEPAPGYTSGQAIGAISEVMAEVFPNNEYSIGWSGTAYQEVHTSGTGTIAFIFGMIFVYLILAAQYERWLMPIAVLTAVPFSVLGALGAAYIGGQNNDVYFQIGLLLLIGLGAKNAILIVEFAMAAHEKEGKNLIEAGIQAAKLRFRPIVMTSLAFTLGVLPLALSSGAGAASRHAVGIPVIGGMIAASTIAILFIPSFYYLVESFNNLLDRIFGDNKSKQSPAVTQNSDMEIIDDDRRVHVK